A genomic segment from Aspergillus chevalieri M1 DNA, chromosome 7, nearly complete sequence encodes:
- a CDS encoding putative tartrate dehydrogenase (COG:E;~EggNog:ENOG410PK25;~InterPro:IPR019818,IPR024084,IPR011829;~PFAM:PF00180;~go_function: GO:0000287 - magnesium ion binding [Evidence IEA];~go_function: GO:0016616 - oxidoreductase activity, acting on the CH-OH group of donors, NAD or NADP as acceptor [Evidence IEA];~go_function: GO:0051287 - NAD binding [Evidence IEA];~go_process: GO:0055114 - oxidation-reduction process [Evidence IEA]): MSPYKIAVIPADGIGPEVVDAGIEVLQALAAKLNLSFEFTNYDWNSETYKTTGAYIPAGGLDDLKRHDAILFGAVGAPDVPDHISLWGLRLAICQPFQQYANVRPTRILRGTQSPLRNCPPGSLDWVIVRENSEGEYAGQGGRSHRGFPWEVATETAIFSRAGVERIMRFAFDTAAKRPKKHLTVVTKSNAQRNGMVLWDEVAAIVAKDYPQVTVEKMLVDAMTTKMVLKPESIDTLVASNLHADILSDLAAALAGSIGIAPTSNLDPTRQHPSMFEPIHGSAFDITGKGVANPVGTFWTVAEMLDWLGEEAAAQKLMECVEKVCEKGILTADLGGSAKTKEVTAAVVGEIGGLS, encoded by the exons ATGTCTCCGTACAAAATCGCCGTGATCCCCGCCGACGGCATCGGGCCCGAAGTCGTCGATGCCGGCATCGAAGTTTTGCAGGCGCTGGCTGCCAAGCTGAACTTGTCTTTCGAATTCACAAACTACGACTGGAACTCGGAAACCTACAAGACCACCGGTGCTTATATTCCCGCGGGCGGGTTGGACGATTTGAAGCGCCATGATGCGATCTTGTTCGGCGCTGTGGGTGCACCGG ATGTCCCCGACCACATCTCCCTCTGGGGCCTCCGACTAGCAATCTGCCAACCATTTCAGCAATACGCCAATGTCCGACCGACCCGTATCCTCCGCGGCACCCAATCCCCCCTCCGCAACTGCCCTCCGGGATCGCTCGACTGGGTCATTGTCCGAGAAAATAGCGAAGGTGAATATGCCGGACAAGGTGGTCGTTCGCACCGCGGATTCCCGTGGGAAGTCGCTACCGAGACAGCGATTTTTTCGCGCGCAGGCGTGGAGCGCATCATGCGGTTCGCATTCGATACGGCTGCCAAGAGACCCAAGAAACACCTTACTGTCGTAACGAAGAGTAATGCACAGCGCAATGGAATGGTCCTGTGGGACGAAGTTGCGGCTATTGTCGCAAAGGACTATCCGCAGGTCACGGTGGAAAAGATGTTAGTCGATGCGATGACCACAAAAATGGTGCTCAAGCCGGAGAGTATCGACACGCTTGTCGCGAGTAATCTG CACGCCGATATCCTCTCCGACCTGGCGGCCGCTTTAGCCGGGTCAATTGGTATCGCACCCACTTCTAATCTAGACCCAACTCGGCAACATCCCAGCATGTTCGAGCCAATTCACGGCTCAGCCTTTGATATTACGGGCAAAGGAGTGGCTAACCCGGTGGGGACTTTCTGGACCGTAGCGGAAATGCTTGATTGGCTTGGTGAGGAAGCCGCGGCGCAGAAATTGATGGAATGTGTGGAAAAAGTGTGTGAGAAGGGAATTCTCACGGCCGATCTGGGAGGAAGCGCGAAGACAAAGGAAGTCACAGCAGCAGTTGTGGGGGAAATTGGAGGGTTATCGTAG
- a CDS encoding sugar porter family MFS transporter (COG:G;~EggNog:ENOG410PKV4;~InterPro:IPR005828,IPR003663,IPR036259,IPR020846;~PFAM:PF00083,PF07690;~TransMembrane:12 (i7-25o65-85i94-113o119-140i152-170o182-203i268-291o311-331i338-357o369-394i415-432o438-455i);~go_component: GO:0016020 - membrane [Evidence IEA];~go_component: GO:0016021 - integral component of membrane [Evidence IEA];~go_function: GO:0022857 - transmembrane transporter activity [Evidence IEA];~go_process: GO:0055085 - transmembrane transport [Evidence IEA]), with translation MLQGRALQIAQVALIVAPAFILFGYNQAGVGPLATLQSWVHTFPEIDATNTEGALKSHNSTSKGAVVASFQIGALIGALSCALLSERIGRRKTIFLGGILYIIGQVLQTAAYGVEQFTVGRVILGIGIGQFSVAVPVWQSECSSAKNRGQHVVTDGIFICLGYALCNWIDFGLSKASGTIQWRVPLAISFVWVLMIMCSVFFLPESPRWLVRVNRSEEATASLAQYKGLPEDDETIRLEIVGIETSLEMAQQSISFKEMLANKDGERLLWRFFLCMALQFFQQMCGGNLISVYASTIFEENLGLSSDLSKILAACALTWKFLCSFIAYVTIDRLGRRAVFMISGTGMCVCMIVLAITNSFGSDNKKASIVSALFIFLFNSFYPIGFLGGNFLYCTEIAPVKLRVAMSSMSTANHWLWNFVVVMITPVALDTIGYQYYIMYAVISACIPIIVYFWYPETMNRNLESINHVFRDASSTWKIVSMARHLPQGEATEVAMMENSKEKFEVEQKETV, from the coding sequence ATGCTGCAAGGAAGAGCCCTCCAAATAGCCCAGGTGGCCCTGATCGTCGCCCCGgccttcatcctcttcggtTATAACCAAGCTGGTGTTGGTCCCTTGGCCACCTTGCAGAGCTGGGTGCACACCTTCCCCGAAATCGACGCCACCAACACCGAAGGCGCGCTGAAATCCCACAACTCGACAAGCAAGGGAGCAGTAGTTGCATCATTCCAGATCGGTGCTCTCATCGGTGCTTTGTCATGCGCGCTGCTTAGTGAACGCATCGGGCGGCGTAAGACCATCTTCCTCGGCGGGATCTTGTACATCATCGGACAGGTGCTGCAGACTGCTGCTTATGGCGTTGAGCAATTCACTGTTGGACGTGTGATTCTTGGTATCGGTATTGGACAGTTCAGTGTTGCTGTTCCCGTGTGGCAGTCTGAATGCTCGTCGGCGAAGAATCGTGGTCAGCATGTCGTTACCGATGGTATCTTCATCTGTCTGGGTTATGCGCTGTGCAACTGGATCGACTTCGGTCTGAGCAAGGCATCTGGCACGATCCAATGGCGTGTGCCCTTGGCCATTTCGTTCGTCTGGGTGTTGATGATCATGTGTtccgtcttcttcctccctgAGTCACCTCGTTGGTTGGTGCGTGTCAACCGCTCCGAAGAAGCCACGGCCAGTCTGGCACAGTACAAGGGTCTTCCTGAAGACGATGAGACTATCCGACTTGAAATCGTGGGCATCGAAACCTCGCTCGAGATGGCGCAGCAATCCATCTCGTTCAAGGAGATGCTCGCCAACAAGGACGGAGAGCGTCTCCTCTGGCGCTTCTTTCTCTGCATGGCTCTTCAGTTCTTCCAACAGATGTGTGGTGGTAACCTCATCTCTGTGTATGCGTCGACCATCTTCGAGGAGAACCTCGGCCTGTCCTCCGATCTGTCCAAGATATTGGCCGCCTGCGCCCTTACCTGGAAGTTCCTCTGCAGTTTCATCGCGTATGTTACGATCGATCGACTCGGTCGCCGTGCTGTTTTCATGATCAGTGGTACCGGCATGTGCGTCTGCATGATCGTCCTCGCCATCACCAACTCCTTCGGCTCCGACAACAAAAAAGCATCCATCGTCTCCGccctcttcatcttcctcttcaactCGTTCTATCCCATCGGCTTTTTGGGCGGCAACTTTCTGTACTGCACTGAGATTGCTCCGGTCAAATTGAGAGTAGCAATGTCTTCGATGTCGACTGCGAACCACTGGTTGTGGAATTTTGTCGTTGTCATGATCACCCCCGTCGCGCTGGACACCATCGGATACCAGTACTACATCATGTACGCGGTCATCTCAGCCTGTATCCCGATCATCGTGTACTTCTGGTACCCTGAGACCATGAACCGAAACCTCGAATCGATCAATCACGTCTTCCGGGACGCTTCCTCGACATGGAAGATTGTCTCCATGGCGCGGCACTTGCCCCAAGGCGAGGCGACAGAGGTCGCAATGATGGAAAACAGCAAGGAGAAGTTCGAAGTGGAACAGAAGGAAACGGTTTAA